GCGCGCATTAAGACTTTTTTTCCTTTTAAGTCAATATCAGATACTGTTTTTTTACTCATATTCTTATCCTCTCGGGTTATAATTTTCTCGTTTGTTTCGGGTTTTAATCCTGATTTTTGCTTTATTGCTTAATCGCTTTTTAAAATTTTTTCTTTATAAACAATTTCAGAAGCAATTGCATTGTTTTTGCAACAGCTTCTGAAAAGTTTTTTGATGGTTATTTATTATCTTTAATCGGATATTTATGTTTAAGCATTGGATTGATTAGAATTTTGTCGCTACATATTCAGCTAAACGAACAAGCTGTGCCGTATAAGACATTTCATTATCATACCAGGAAATAATCTTGACCTGTTGTTTTCCGCCTTCAACATTCATAACCCGTGTTAAGGTTGCATCAAACAAAGAACCATAAGACATCCCAATAATATCGGTTGAAACGATTTGTTCAGTATTGTAACCCAATGTTTCATTAGCAGCTGCTTTTACGGCGGCATTAATTTCATCGGCGGTGACATCTTTTTCCAGCACACAGGTTAAATCAACCAAAGAGCCGGTAATGACCGGAACGCGCAAGGCAAATCCGTCTAATTTACCGTTTAATTCCGGTAATACCTTACCAACTGCTGCTGCTGCCCCAGTCGAGGTAGGTACGATATTTTGAGCTGCGGTACGGCCTCTGCGTAAATCTTTATGTGGTGCATCCAAGGTCGCCTGGTCGTTTGTATAAGCATGAACAGTGGTCATTAAACCACTGACTAAACCAAAGCTGTCATTTAATACTTTGGCAACTGGCGCTAAACAGTTTGTGGTACAGGAAGCCCCACTGATAACCGTTTCTGTTCCATCAAGAATATTTTCA
This is a stretch of genomic DNA from Acetobacterium woodii DSM 1030. It encodes these proteins:
- the gap gene encoding type I glyceraldehyde-3-phosphate dehydrogenase yields the protein MSVKVAINGFGRIGRLAFRLMADNPAFDVVAINDLTDAKTLAYLLKYDSAQGKFKEDAIEVKDDTIVVDGKAIKILAERDPENLPWGKIGVDVVIESTGFFTDKDGAGKHIKAGAKKVIVSAPAKGDVKTIVFNVNENILDGTETVISGASCTTNCLAPVAKVLNDSFGLVSGLMTTVHAYTNDQATLDAPHKDLRRGRTAAQNIVPTSTGAAAAVGKVLPELNGKLDGFALRVPVITGSLVDLTCVLEKDVTADEINAAVKAAANETLGYNTEQIVSTDIIGMSYGSLFDATLTRVMNVEGGKQQVKIISWYDNEMSYTAQLVRLAEYVATKF